In a genomic window of Pedobacter sp. KBS0701:
- a CDS encoding FKBP-type peptidyl-prolyl cis-trans isomerase, with protein sequence MKKGIIILAAATLGLAACKQEKKGAGGLLYTIHHSAGNEKIKEGDIVKMNFIQKNDKDSVLSNTFDSETPAVFPAQKKMYAGDMNDVLTLFGEGDSATFKVNLDTMAFHSKQPKPEQFKNDKYITFTVKIEKVFKKKTGEADSTFNKRAQEFFQADYKATSEKKKAAEPAKLKAYLDDTKLATKTTASGLHYIIENAGSAEKAALGDTVLIEYTGRVTKKGKDGKYKIFDTSDEKLAKAENEFKPGKPYGPQKMPVGGTIPGFTEALQLIGKGGKIKVIIPSNLGYGEQGAPQVGIMPFSPIAFDLEIKDIIKGKPAPATSAPVAATPVKK encoded by the coding sequence ATGAAAAAGGGAATTATTATTCTAGCAGCAGCCACTTTAGGTTTAGCAGCATGTAAACAAGAGAAAAAGGGAGCTGGTGGCTTACTATATACCATTCACCACTCGGCAGGTAACGAAAAAATTAAAGAAGGCGATATTGTTAAAATGAATTTTATTCAGAAAAACGATAAAGATTCAGTTTTATCAAACACTTTCGATAGCGAAACACCTGCAGTATTTCCTGCACAGAAAAAAATGTATGCTGGTGATATGAACGATGTTTTAACATTGTTTGGAGAAGGCGATAGCGCTACGTTTAAAGTAAACCTGGATACTATGGCATTTCATAGTAAACAACCTAAACCAGAGCAATTCAAAAATGATAAATACATCACTTTCACGGTGAAAATCGAGAAAGTATTCAAGAAAAAAACTGGCGAAGCTGACTCTACTTTTAACAAGAGAGCTCAGGAATTTTTCCAGGCTGACTATAAAGCTACTTCAGAAAAAAAGAAAGCTGCTGAACCTGCTAAGTTAAAAGCTTATTTAGATGATACTAAACTGGCAACCAAAACTACTGCAAGTGGTTTACACTACATTATCGAAAACGCTGGAAGTGCAGAAAAAGCAGCTTTAGGCGATACCGTACTAATTGAGTATACTGGTAGAGTAACTAAAAAAGGTAAAGATGGTAAATACAAAATTTTCGATACAAGTGATGAGAAACTGGCTAAAGCAGAAAACGAATTTAAACCAGGTAAACCTTATGGCCCTCAAAAAATGCCGGTTGGTGGTACTATCCCAGGATTTACTGAAGCTTTACAGTTAATTGGTAAAGGTGGTAAAATTAAAGTAATTATCCCTTCTAACCTAGGTTACGGCGAGCAAGGTGCACCACAGGTTGGTATTATGCCTTTCAGCCCGATTGCTTTCGATTTAGAAATTAAAGATATCATAAAAGGAAAACCAGCTCCGGCAACTTCAGCTCCGGTAGCGGCTACTCCGGTTAAGAAGTAA
- a CDS encoding CYTH domain-containing protein, which produces MGKEIERKFLIDQPKWDNLDKPEGKLFRQGYLLTDKDKTIRVRTTETKGFLTIKGQTIGATRLEYEYEIPVDEATELLDNFAVSELSKIRYEITFNGKLWEVDVFLGDNKGLIVAEIELGSEDETFDLPDWIGKEVTEEEKYYNSNLTVKPFKDWN; this is translated from the coding sequence ATGGGAAAAGAAATAGAGCGCAAGTTTTTAATAGATCAGCCAAAGTGGGATAACCTGGATAAACCGGAAGGAAAACTTTTCAGGCAGGGTTATTTACTCACTGATAAAGATAAAACCATACGCGTAAGGACAACAGAAACTAAAGGTTTTTTAACCATAAAAGGTCAAACCATTGGCGCCACACGGTTAGAATATGAATATGAAATCCCAGTTGATGAAGCCACGGAATTATTAGACAATTTTGCTGTTTCTGAACTTTCTAAAATACGCTATGAAATTACATTTAACGGCAAACTTTGGGAAGTGGATGTATTTTTAGGTGACAATAAAGGATTAATTGTTGCAGAAATTGAACTGGGAAGCGAAGATGAAACTTTCGATTTGCCTGATTGGATAGGTAAAGAAGTAACCGAAGAAGAAAAATATTATAACTCCAATTTAACGGTTAAGCCTTTTAAAGATTGGAATTAG
- a CDS encoding DUF721 domain-containing protein — translation MRKPNDVTVKDAISKMLDVYRLRRKFDETSILSIWPEIMGTAIANRTKQIYIHDKKLFLRIESSVIKNELIMVRQGIIQKLNEHAGSEVITEMVFL, via the coding sequence ATGCGTAAACCCAATGATGTTACCGTAAAAGATGCCATCAGCAAAATGCTGGATGTGTATCGTTTGCGCCGTAAGTTTGATGAAACTTCAATCTTGTCTATCTGGCCGGAGATTATGGGGACTGCAATTGCCAACCGAACCAAACAGATTTATATTCACGATAAGAAATTGTTCTTAAGAATAGAATCGTCTGTGATCAAAAATGAACTGATTATGGTGCGACAAGGAATAATCCAGAAGTTAAATGAACACGCAGGCAGCGAGGTGATTACCGAAATGGTGTTTTTATAA
- a CDS encoding FKBP-type peptidyl-prolyl cis-trans isomerase, protein MKRFFLAICLSGIAVASYAQTKTTAKKPVAKKPTAASGKTSPLTTGLKSTLDSTSYAFGTSIGAGLKTTGLSTLNYEVLLKGLKDAFTGGKVILTQQQAQQCINEALAKASAVKNKAEEAANKIKYAPIMKEGQDFLEQNKKRAGVQTTASGLQYEVLTAGTGVKPQATDSVLVHYKGTLLNGKQFDSSYDRGEPISFPLNRVIPGWTEGVQLMPAGSKYKFFIPYNLAYGERGAGQDIPPYSTLIFEVELLKVNGK, encoded by the coding sequence ATGAAGAGATTTTTTTTAGCGATATGTCTATCCGGTATCGCTGTTGCATCTTATGCACAAACCAAAACAACAGCAAAGAAACCTGTTGCCAAAAAACCGACTGCAGCCTCAGGTAAAACATCACCCCTTACAACGGGTTTAAAATCTACTTTAGATTCTACCAGTTATGCCTTCGGTACTTCTATAGGTGCAGGCTTGAAAACAACCGGCCTTTCTACCTTAAATTACGAAGTATTGTTAAAAGGACTAAAAGATGCATTTACAGGTGGCAAGGTTATTTTAACCCAACAGCAGGCACAACAATGTATTAATGAGGCTTTAGCAAAGGCATCTGCGGTAAAAAACAAAGCTGAAGAAGCAGCAAATAAAATTAAATACGCACCAATTATGAAAGAAGGACAAGATTTCTTAGAACAGAACAAAAAACGTGCAGGTGTACAAACAACTGCAAGTGGTTTACAATACGAAGTTTTAACGGCAGGTACTGGTGTTAAACCACAGGCAACGGATTCGGTGCTGGTACACTACAAAGGAACGTTATTAAATGGCAAACAATTTGACAGCTCTTACGACAGAGGCGAGCCGATTTCTTTTCCGCTAAACCGTGTGATTCCAGGCTGGACAGAAGGTGTACAATTAATGCCTGCAGGTTCAAAATACAAATTTTTTATCCCTTACAACCTGGCTTATGGTGAACGCGGTGCAGGACAGGATATTCCGCCTTACAGCACTTTAATCTTCGAAGTTGAGCTGTTAAAGGTTAACGGAAAATAA
- a CDS encoding FKBP-type peptidyl-prolyl cis-trans isomerase codes for MKKGIIILLAAASGLCACNKFEKGEGDMTYKIYKSEGKPKIQDGDYVKLNGVQTVETNTNPDSVMVNTYDNERPAFFAISKSMFKGDLASGLKLLGEGDSAVFKLNLDSMEKYSGQPKPKGLKSNIASFTIKIEKVLHKGKDPDSIFEAKKRLFFEAEYKALNEKNKTVEPAKIAKYVEENNLKVTTAPSGLQYVISAPGNSERAALTDTVLMDYTGQFTNKKSNGTLNVFDTSDAKIAKEAGIFSESVQYVPRSLPLGQLPQGVIQGIQLIGVGGKIKMILPSKLGFGENGGGPINPFTPLVFDVELKGIIKPAAATPVAK; via the coding sequence ATGAAAAAAGGAATAATTATTCTCTTGGCAGCAGCATCGGGACTATGTGCCTGTAACAAATTCGAAAAGGGTGAAGGAGATATGACTTACAAGATCTATAAAAGTGAAGGTAAGCCAAAAATTCAGGATGGCGATTATGTAAAATTAAACGGCGTTCAAACAGTAGAAACCAATACCAATCCCGACTCGGTAATGGTAAATACCTACGATAATGAACGTCCTGCTTTTTTTGCCATTAGCAAATCGATGTTTAAAGGCGATTTAGCCTCTGGATTGAAACTACTTGGTGAAGGAGATAGCGCCGTTTTTAAATTGAACCTCGATTCGATGGAGAAATATTCAGGACAGCCGAAACCAAAAGGATTAAAATCGAATATTGCCTCCTTTACCATTAAAATTGAGAAGGTTTTACACAAAGGGAAAGATCCCGATTCTATTTTTGAGGCAAAGAAAAGACTTTTTTTTGAAGCTGAATACAAAGCGTTAAACGAGAAAAACAAAACGGTAGAACCTGCTAAAATAGCCAAATACGTTGAAGAGAATAATCTGAAAGTAACTACTGCGCCATCTGGCCTGCAGTATGTAATTTCTGCACCAGGAAATTCTGAAAGGGCAGCTTTAACAGATACGGTATTAATGGACTATACTGGTCAGTTTACCAATAAAAAATCGAACGGAACATTAAATGTTTTTGATACTTCTGATGCTAAAATCGCGAAGGAGGCTGGAATTTTCTCAGAAAGCGTACAATATGTTCCACGCAGTTTACCATTGGGTCAATTGCCACAGGGCGTTATTCAGGGCATTCAGCTGATCGGGGTAGGCGGTAAGATTAAAATGATTTTGCCATCGAAATTAGGCTTCGGTGAAAATGGTGGCGGGCCAATTAATCCATTTACCCCGTTGGTATTTGATGTGGAGTTGAAAGGTATTATTAAACCAGCTGCGGCAACGCCCGTGGCTAAATAG
- a CDS encoding nucleoside-diphosphate kinase yields MSTNRTFTMIKPDAVANGHIGSIINDITNAGFKIIALKYTKLTDETAGQFYAVHAERPFYKDLVSFMSSGPIVAAILEKDNAIEDFRKLIGATNPAEAAEGTIRQKYAKSIDANAVHGSDSDENAEIEGNFFFKADERF; encoded by the coding sequence ATGAGCACTAACAGAACTTTTACCATGATCAAGCCTGATGCAGTAGCAAACGGCCATATCGGATCAATCATTAACGACATTACTAATGCTGGTTTCAAAATTATTGCATTAAAATATACTAAACTTACAGACGAAACTGCTGGTCAGTTCTATGCTGTTCACGCTGAGCGTCCTTTTTACAAAGATTTAGTAAGCTTTATGTCCTCAGGACCTATTGTTGCTGCTATTTTAGAAAAAGACAACGCGATTGAAGATTTCAGAAAATTGATTGGTGCTACTAACCCAGCTGAGGCTGCAGAAGGTACCATCCGTCAGAAATATGCAAAATCAATCGATGCAAATGCAGTTCACGGTTCAGATTCTGATGAAAATGCAGAAATTGAAGGTAACTTCTTCTTCAAAGCAGACGAACGTTTCTAG
- a CDS encoding bifunctional oligoribonuclease/PAP phosphatase NrnA produces MLTLTELKTLLATPQRIVITTHHKPDGDAMGSSLGLYGYLIQKGHHVKVITPTDYPTFLHWMPNNSDVIIFTEAQERAAKLVDEASLIFCLDFNTLSRINELGELVRAAGAKKIMIDHHLEPEDFDDYRHWDINACAAAQLVYDFIVNQLQDGELINKDVASCLYTGIMTDSGSFRFSSATSEVYRIAANLIDLGADQSKIHELVYDNSSENRLRFLGYCLSNKLEVLRDYNTAIISVTKEELAQYHSITGDTEGVVNYALSINGIRLAALIIERTDKVKLSVRSTGDFPANEICKKYFNGGGHRNAAGGAAEKPLADVVNEFKSILAEYKEQLIA; encoded by the coding sequence ATGCTTACATTAACCGAATTAAAAACATTATTGGCTACGCCACAACGAATTGTGATCACTACGCATCACAAACCCGATGGCGATGCAATGGGGTCATCTCTGGGTTTATATGGATATTTGATTCAAAAAGGCCACCATGTTAAGGTAATCACCCCAACCGATTATCCTACTTTTTTGCATTGGATGCCAAATAATAGCGATGTAATTATTTTTACGGAAGCACAAGAAAGGGCGGCAAAATTGGTTGATGAAGCATCGCTCATATTTTGCCTTGATTTTAATACCCTAAGCCGCATTAACGAATTAGGCGAATTGGTTAGGGCTGCAGGTGCTAAAAAGATCATGATCGATCATCACCTGGAGCCAGAGGATTTTGACGATTACCGTCATTGGGATATCAATGCATGTGCTGCTGCGCAATTGGTTTATGATTTTATTGTAAATCAGTTACAGGATGGCGAGCTGATCAATAAAGATGTAGCTTCTTGCCTTTACACGGGTATAATGACCGATTCGGGATCTTTTCGCTTCTCATCAGCAACCTCGGAAGTATACCGTATTGCTGCAAATCTGATCGATTTAGGGGCCGACCAATCGAAAATCCACGAGTTGGTATACGATAACTCGAGCGAAAACCGACTGCGCTTTTTAGGCTATTGTCTATCTAATAAACTAGAAGTTTTAAGAGATTACAACACAGCCATCATTTCGGTTACTAAAGAAGAATTGGCGCAGTACCACAGCATTACCGGCGACACAGAAGGAGTAGTAAACTATGCCCTTTCCATCAATGGTATCCGTTTGGCCGCGTTAATTATAGAACGTACTGATAAGGTTAAATTATCTGTTAGGTCTACAGGCGATTTCCCGGCTAACGAAATCTGTAAAAAATATTTCAATGGTGGTGGTCACAGAAATGCGGCTGGTGGTGCAGCAGAAAAACCTTTAGCTGATGTAGTAAATGAATTTAAATCGATATTAGCAGAATATAAAGAACAATTGATAGCTTAG